The Candidatus Equadaptatus faecalis genome includes the window GTCAACCGTCCACCAGCCGTGCGCAAAAACGCGTTTCGGCGGCTCGATGCCAAGCGCCATAAGCACTGCCGGCCATATTACGCAGTGGAAGCGGATTATGTCTTTGCCGACGAGATGATTCGCCGCCTGCCAGTATTTTTTCAATTCTTCGCTGTTTTCACCGCTGCTCAGCGCCGACACGTAGTTAAGCAGGGCGTCAAACCACACGTAGATAACATGTTTGTCGTCGCCGGGAACGGGTATGCCCCATTTAAGCGTGGTGCGCGATATCGACTGGTCGCGCAGTCCCGATTTTATATAGCTTATTACTTCGTTGTAACGCGATTTAGGCATAATCGCGTCAGGATTTTCTTCGTAATACTTGAGAAGCTTCTCTGCGTATTTTGACTGCTTAAAGAAATATGTTTCCTCTTTCATTCTGACAAGAGGCCGGTGGCAGTCCGGGCAGGTATTGCCTTCGCCCATCTGAGCGTCTGGAACATAGGTCTCGCAGGGCACACAGTACCAGCCTTCATATTCGCCTTTGTATATGTCGCCGCTGTCGAGCAGCTGTTTAAAGGCTTTCTGCACAAACTCAACGTGGCGGTCGTCTGTCGTGCGGATAAAATCGTTGTTGGATATGTTCAGCACTTTCCAGAGCTTCTGGAAATTCTGGACGACTTCGTCACACAGCTCTTTCGGTGTTATGCCGCGTTTTTCAGCAGAATTCTGTATTTTCTGCCCGTGCTCGTCTGTTCCTGTCAGGAACCATGTTTTGTCTCCGCCCGAACGGTGCCAGCGGGCAAGAGTATCAGCCGCGACCGTCGTGTAGGCGTGGCCTATGTGCGGAACGTCGTTGACGTAATAGATTGGTGTTGTGATATAAAAACTTTTTTCGGACATAGCAATGCCTCCCAAAATTATTATGCTTCCAGAAGTGTCTTCTTTATCTTGTTCGGGGCGGTCCCGTATTTTGCCGCAATTAAGTTTACGACATTTTTTACTGTTTCTCCACCCCTGTACAGTTTTTTTGCTTCTTCAAGCCATTCGGTTTCGTCGGAGGATTCTTCGCTGAAACCTTCAACGACGCAGACAAACTCACCGCGCATCCGTTCTTCGATCAGCAAGTCTTTGAAGCCGAGCAGGGTCGAAGCAATTGTTTCCTGATGTATTTTTGATATCTCGCGTACAAGCGACGCTTTTCTGTCACCGAGCACCGATGCGATAAGTTCAAGTTCCCTAAGCAGCCTGTGCGGCGCAACGTAGAAAACAAGCGTGTTTTTAATTTTTGCAAGCTCTGCGAGCCTGTTTTTCTTTTCACTCTCTTTGCCTTTCAGAAAACCTGCGAAGGTAAAGCTTTCCATGCCTATTCCGGACAGAAGCAACGCCGGAAGAAGCGCGTTGGCGCCCGGAAGTACGTCAACAGGCAGCCCGTTTTCAAGCATGTATTTTACGACTTTGCCGCCCGGGTCTGACAAACCCGGGGTGCCTGCGTCGGAGACAAGCGCTGTGTTT containing:
- the rsmI gene encoding 16S rRNA (cytidine(1402)-2'-O)-methyltransferase, with product MPLTVVPTPVGNLEDMTLRGLRILREADVIACEDTRHTLQLLNHYDIKKPLISCHEHNETERCEEIAALVRSGKNTALVSDAGTPGLSDPGGKVVKYMLENGLPVDVLPGANALLPALLLSGIGMESFTFAGFLKGKESEKKNRLAELAKIKNTLVFYVAPHRLLRELELIASVLGDRKASLVREISKIHQETIASTLLGFKDLLIEERMRGEFVCVVEGFSEESSDETEWLEEAKKLYRGGETVKNVVNLIAAKYGTAPNKIKKTLLEA